From a region of the Pseudanabaena sp. ABRG5-3 genome:
- a CDS encoding Uma2 family endonuclease, which translates to MVNLTYSQNHQLPTAEELPSSDETPVDNQLQNDIPNLLLSLLASIWAGRDDWYFGVDMAIYYNPNEPAIVPDGFLALGVKHDTGERGRLSYVLWEERNIMPIFTLEVISEKYNSEYEDKLADYEALGILYYAIYNPLSGRKGRFKNRARLEVYRLTSGKYELLAIENNRVWLPEIGLGLGYEKGEHIGWNREWLYWYDESGSRYLTAEERAVKAEIMATQQSLIANQERLAKQQAEQKAQRLAEMLKAMGVDVDQI; encoded by the coding sequence ATGGTCAACCTCACCTATTCCCAAAATCACCAACTTCCCACTGCTGAAGAGTTACCATCATCAGACGAAACCCCTGTGGATAATCAATTACAAAATGACATTCCCAATTTATTGCTAAGTTTATTAGCCTCAATCTGGGCAGGTCGTGATGATTGGTATTTTGGTGTGGATATGGCGATTTACTATAATCCCAATGAACCAGCGATCGTGCCTGATGGTTTTCTAGCGCTTGGAGTCAAGCATGATACGGGTGAAAGAGGTCGGCTGAGCTATGTTCTATGGGAAGAGCGTAATATCATGCCGATTTTTACCTTGGAAGTAATTTCGGAAAAATATAACAGTGAATATGAGGATAAATTAGCGGATTATGAAGCTTTAGGGATATTGTATTATGCGATTTATAATCCTTTGAGCGGTCGAAAGGGGCGCTTTAAAAATAGAGCTAGATTAGAAGTCTATCGATTGACTTCTGGGAAATATGAACTCCTAGCAATCGAGAATAATCGGGTGTGGCTACCTGAAATAGGGCTTGGGCTTGGCTATGAAAAAGGTGAGCATATCGGATGGAATCGGGAATGGCTCTATTGGTATGATGAGTCAGGTAGCCGCTATTTGACAGCTGAGGAAAGGGCAGTTAAGGCTGAGATTATGGCAACTCAACAAAGTTTAATTGCTAATCAAGAGCGTCTAGCTAAGCAACAGGCGGAACAAAAGGCTCAACGTCTTGCGGAAATGCTGAAAGCGATGGGAGTTGATGTTGATCAAATTTAA
- a CDS encoding leucine-rich repeat domain-containing protein — MNEQEIFEAIETARVSEATSLYLSELQMTAVPETIGKSTNLVWLYLSENQLTTLPDAIANLQQLTWLHLECNQLAKIPNAVMYLQNLTVLNLAENKLSQLPPDIKSLSNLARLDLSNNALKELPSEIGVLKFLTWFDLCENYLESLPIEIGNLKSLTELDLRKNHLTSLPQEIGNLTNLTDLYLGNNQLTSLPAEIGNLINITELDLSYNQLTKLPPEIAKLNKLLRLDLRGNSIDASSLSNLQHGMILI, encoded by the coding sequence ATGAACGAACAGGAAATATTTGAAGCAATTGAGACCGCTAGAGTTTCTGAGGCAACTTCTCTCTATCTTAGTGAACTGCAAATGACCGCAGTTCCTGAAACAATTGGGAAATCAACTAATTTAGTTTGGCTATATCTGAGTGAAAATCAATTGACAACACTTCCAGATGCGATCGCCAATTTACAACAACTAACTTGGCTACATTTAGAATGCAATCAACTTGCGAAAATTCCCAATGCTGTCATGTATCTCCAAAATTTGACAGTGCTAAATTTAGCAGAAAATAAACTCTCCCAATTGCCTCCAGACATTAAATCCCTATCCAATCTTGCCAGACTTGATCTTAGTAATAATGCTCTGAAGGAATTGCCATCTGAGATCGGAGTCCTAAAGTTTTTAACATGGTTTGATCTATGCGAAAACTATTTGGAAAGCTTGCCTATAGAAATTGGTAATCTCAAGAGTTTAACGGAACTCGATTTACGAAAAAACCATCTCACCAGCTTGCCTCAAGAAATTGGTAATCTCACAAATCTGACAGATCTCTATCTTGGTAATAATCAATTAACTTCTCTCCCTGCGGAAATTGGTAATCTCATCAATATTACCGAGCTAGATTTGTCTTATAACCAGCTCACTAAGTTGCCTCCAGAAATTGCTAAGCTCAACAAGCTATTGCGTCTCGATCTAAGGGGTAATTCCATCGACGCATCCTCCTTGAGTAATTTGCAACATGGCATGATTTTGATCTAG
- a CDS encoding GTPase — MLFQIQKPSISEIRANLVLDKLRTSNTFNQTIHLWETGRTGSGKTTLVNHLFGSDYLPSGGQQDCTNEINLIQYGNGLNTYDPPGVGSDIYLENYNRVAFGIAQKTTSKSQPVQNLTVAKYSQGKQGKIVERENLTVANFSKKYPNPDLIYYVVAADKLFLNGDRNYLGDLLEHHQNIIYVLNIFTDKITGSYYPTEQNIIDVVNNIVDLHQNFIGYGNPTIVPVNCWTGEGISDLIHHSYQLLGEQKGKIFSELIHYQQQHTPTRFINEIKQEILKLSAHIACEEPDDNYSCNQAIHRASEQIAGLALQLKFNHQQNSQFPQFPNLVKDTINNFGQDDSYVNNSFNIDFINCKLDEVNDSISSLHNEYEYLIEAGKGILATIGDSINTLDTQISILLEERVTQIKSLEFSVIHLKKYENLLNELVSQYNLTLDAFRSDSDTLNSCITEHNFRCQKYEQIRINVCEAVDEYNRRFFHNQALSDFIDEGNQYLSQEKYTIEKESGIIDQANAEMNKRSQELKEVKELIDKVETEYYRLLKDCQTHQKNINQIDLAILKIRKIEEDKLRAGENLSHYFQQKLERLEREINSCVNFQLDEIEELRNKLSRNDNSIVEFLNKVDNFQEQLYQYQYQLSSLRFQMFINRSIIELLADSTQYHFDETDRKEYRGKTYTKYCKNGIIFILAVFHLSVAEQINESICTELLTSLAERVNGITSLEQNISPNQVLNLLQPQIHILFNDSLNSRLKSFIS, encoded by the coding sequence ATGTTATTTCAAATCCAAAAACCATCAATTTCTGAAATTAGAGCTAATTTAGTATTAGACAAATTAAGAACTTCTAATACCTTTAATCAAACTATCCATTTATGGGAAACAGGTAGAACAGGAAGCGGTAAAACTACTCTTGTTAATCACTTATTTGGAAGTGATTATTTACCATCAGGAGGACAACAAGATTGTACCAATGAAATTAATTTAATTCAATATGGTAATGGTTTAAATACTTATGATCCCCCCGGAGTAGGTAGTGATATTTATTTAGAAAATTATAATCGTGTTGCTTTTGGAATTGCACAAAAAACTACTTCTAAATCTCAACCAGTTCAAAATTTAACAGTTGCTAAATACAGTCAAGGTAAACAAGGTAAAATTGTTGAACGAGAAAATTTAACAGTTGCTAATTTCAGTAAAAAATACCCTAATCCTGATTTGATTTATTATGTAGTTGCGGCTGATAAATTATTTCTCAATGGCGATCGCAATTATTTAGGAGATTTATTAGAACATCATCAAAATATTATTTATGTTCTCAATATTTTTACTGATAAAATAACAGGAAGTTATTATCCTACAGAACAAAATATTATTGATGTAGTTAATAATATTGTTGATCTTCATCAAAATTTTATTGGCTACGGTAATCCCACTATTGTACCTGTTAATTGTTGGACTGGTGAAGGGATATCTGATTTAATTCATCACTCTTATCAGTTATTAGGAGAGCAAAAAGGAAAGATTTTTTCAGAATTAATCCATTATCAGCAACAACATACACCTACTAGATTTATCAATGAAATTAAACAGGAAATCTTAAAACTTTCTGCTCATATTGCTTGTGAAGAACCTGATGATAATTATAGTTGTAATCAAGCCATTCATCGAGCTTCTGAACAAATAGCAGGATTGGCATTACAATTGAAATTTAATCACCAACAAAATTCTCAATTTCCCCAATTTCCAAATTTAGTAAAAGATACCATTAATAATTTTGGGCAAGATGATTCTTATGTCAATAATTCTTTTAATATTGACTTTATTAATTGTAAACTTGATGAGGTTAATGATAGCATTTCTTCTTTACACAATGAATATGAATATCTTATAGAAGCTGGCAAGGGGATTTTAGCAACAATTGGAGATAGTATCAATACTCTCGATACTCAAATTTCAATTCTTTTGGAAGAAAGAGTTACACAAATAAAAAGTCTGGAGTTTTCAGTAATACATTTAAAGAAATATGAGAATCTTTTAAATGAATTAGTTAGTCAATATAATCTGACTTTAGATGCTTTTCGGAGTGATAGTGATACTCTTAATAGTTGTATTACAGAACATAATTTTCGATGTCAAAAATATGAACAAATCAGAATTAATGTTTGTGAAGCTGTAGATGAATATAATCGGCGTTTCTTTCATAATCAAGCTCTTTCTGATTTTATTGACGAAGGAAATCAATATTTATCTCAAGAAAAATATACGATTGAAAAAGAAAGTGGAATTATAGATCAAGCCAATGCTGAAATGAATAAAAGATCACAAGAATTAAAAGAAGTAAAAGAATTGATTGATAAAGTAGAAACTGAATATTATCGCTTACTAAAAGATTGTCAAACTCACCAAAAAAATATCAATCAAATAGACTTAGCAATTTTAAAAATCAGAAAAATCGAAGAAGATAAATTAAGAGCAGGAGAAAATTTATCCCATTATTTTCAACAAAAATTAGAGCGACTAGAACGAGAAATTAACTCTTGTGTGAATTTCCAATTAGATGAAATAGAAGAATTGAGAAATAAATTGTCCAGAAACGATAATTCTATTGTTGAATTTTTGAATAAAGTTGATAATTTTCAAGAGCAATTATATCAATATCAATACCAATTATCTTCATTACGATTTCAAATGTTTATCAACAGAAGCATTATTGAATTATTGGCTGATTCTACTCAATACCATTTTGATGAAACTGATAGAAAAGAATATCGAGGTAAAACCTATACAAAATATTGCAAAAATGGTATTATTTTTATTTTAGCTGTGTTTCATCTTAGCGTAGCTGAACAAATTAATGAATCAATTTGTACTGAATTATTGACAAGTCTTGCTGAACGAGTTAATGGTATTACTTCACTTGAACAAAACATTTCACCTAATCAAGTTTTAAACTTGTTGCAACCACAAATACATATTTTATTCAATGATTCACTTAATTCAAGATTAAAAAGTTTTATCTCTTAA